A genomic stretch from Zeimonas sediminis includes:
- a CDS encoding branched-chain amino acid ABC transporter permease gives MIRPRDVLLFAAILALGALPLVGESYTLRLGTFLCMYAVMSVSWNVIGGLAGYPSFATAAFFGLGAYVGGVLLTKGAALLVALAFAGAIAFGGAMLLGAVLLRLRGHYFAIASLAVAEVLRELTNTATDLTGGGMGLNIPLGTLPAGGPAAEATFFFLAMWGLLLLTLVVVVTVEKSKLGFGLVCIRQNESAADMIGVNATLYKSLAFALSGVFVAMAGTLYAAWVHYIEPPDVYDVLFSVKPIVMALLGGLGSTAGAVLGAFAFLGIEEIVWRNYLQVHSGVLGFLVVVLLLFLPHGLVSIGRRFKAARVRQ, from the coding sequence ATGATCCGCCCGCGCGACGTCCTTCTGTTCGCGGCGATCCTCGCGCTCGGCGCGCTGCCGCTGGTCGGCGAGTCGTACACGCTGCGGCTCGGCACCTTCCTCTGCATGTACGCGGTGATGTCGGTGTCCTGGAACGTGATCGGCGGCCTGGCGGGCTACCCGTCGTTCGCCACCGCGGCCTTCTTCGGGCTGGGCGCCTACGTGGGCGGCGTGCTGCTCACCAAGGGGGCCGCGCTGCTCGTGGCGCTCGCGTTCGCGGGTGCCATCGCCTTCGGCGGCGCGATGCTGCTGGGCGCCGTGCTGCTTCGGCTGCGGGGCCACTACTTCGCGATCGCCAGCCTCGCGGTGGCCGAGGTGCTGCGCGAGCTCACCAACACGGCCACGGACCTGACCGGCGGCGGCATGGGCCTGAACATCCCGCTCGGCACCCTGCCCGCAGGCGGGCCGGCGGCCGAGGCGACCTTCTTCTTTCTCGCGATGTGGGGCCTGCTGCTGCTGACGCTGGTCGTCGTGGTGACGGTCGAGAAGTCGAAGCTCGGCTTCGGCCTGGTCTGCATCCGGCAGAACGAGTCGGCGGCCGACATGATCGGCGTCAACGCCACGCTGTACAAGAGCCTGGCCTTCGCGCTGTCGGGCGTGTTCGTGGCCATGGCGGGCACGCTCTACGCGGCGTGGGTCCACTACATCGAGCCGCCCGACGTCTACGACGTGCTGTTCTCGGTCAAGCCGATCGTGATGGCCCTGCTCGGCGGCCTCGGCTCGACGGCTGGCGCGGTGCTCGGCGCCTTCGCCTTCCTCGGCATCGAGGAGATCGTCTGGCGCAATTATCTGCAGGTGCATTCCGGGGTGCTCGGGTTCCTGGTCGTCGTGCTGCTGCTGTTCCTGCCGCACGGGCTGGTGTCGATCGGCCGCCGGTTCAAGGCCGCGAGGGTGCGCCAATGA